One Streptobacillus felis genomic window carries:
- a CDS encoding ShlB/FhaC/HecB family hemolysin secretion/activation protein, translating to MAIGLNSDLKSREELDVSKIDTLVSNLKYAKSNNIDVSIEPSIEEDKSNIIITNKKTNPFKLSLGFDNYGENNEVGKYRYNISAGVEGLILNE from the coding sequence TTGGCTATTGGTTTAAATAGTGATTTAAAAAGTAGAGAAGAACTAGATGTATCAAAAATAGATACACTAGTATCTAACTTAAAATATGCTAAAAGTAATAATATAGATGTTAGTATAGAACCATCTATAGAAGAAGATAAGTCAAATATAATAATAACAAATAAGAAAACTAATCCATTTAAACTATCACTAGGTTTTGATAATTATGGAGAAAATAATGAAGTTGGTAAATATAGATACAATATAAGTGCAGGAGTTGAAGGATTAATATTAAATGAA